CTGCAGCAACTCAACTGTGTGGATGGAGCACGGGTGTTGTACTAACTTTATACTAAACTAACGTCAATTAAtttactccctctgtttttaaatataagcctttttaggtatttcaatatggactacatacataagtatatagacgtattttagagtgtatgTTGTCTGTATTGACGTATCTAAAAtggcttatatttaggaacggagtgAGTAGATAGGAGAGAGTACTAAAACCTAACCATTTTAGTCCCCAGCCATGTAGGGTTGGCATTCCTTGTTCACGGATGCAGAGCCATGATTTGAACATAGTTGCCTAATGTATGAAAAACTATTAATTGTCTATATCCAAACAACAATATCTAATTGATTTTTTGGGACAAACTAAGCAGTAGTTGGTTGTTCAATGTATGACAAATTATACTAACTACTATATACATTGAATGACCTAATATTCAAGCATGCCCCCCAGCCTTGAAGAGATCCCTGAAGTTTTTATTGAAGGGCTTATATTGGGAAAAAGAGCCTTTGGCCCCGTATCTCTTCATCCTTTCGTTTTGCTGCCCCCAATAGTTTCTATCTAGCTCCGCCACTGCTTCCAAGTGATCTTCATAGTTAGAATTAAAATGGACATATAAAATTTGGAACACAAAATAGGTGGGGATGTTATTTGTACCTCACAAGCGATGTAAACTATCACAACCGTGCAGCCGCAAAACAGGGAGGGTGGCTAGAAGGTGAAAGCATATCGCTTCTTTGATGCCCAAAATGTGAAAACCAGAAGGCTTGTAATGGCAGTCGCAGTGAGAAGAGCAAATAGATAAATCGCTTCATCTATTAGCAATAAAAAATAATAAAGTTAATAACACCCTAACCATCTTGAATGTGTAGAGTAATATGACATAGAATGTACAAAGAGGGCATGTGTGTAGCTATGTGTATAGATGAGAGGGCTGACCCATTCCACAACCCAGGGAAAATCCCCGAAGGAACTTATTTGGAGGGACATAGTTACGGGAGCAGCGTTTTGGCTCCCAAGCCCAACTGCTCCTGGAATCTGGACCGAAGAAAGCTGGGTAGGGATCTGTGCCAGGGCCTTTTTCCCTGCTGATACGGTTCGCTAGAAAATTGGGTAATCCGTCGTCTGTACGTGCCTGTTTTGTACGGTGGGCCCATGATCAGACGATGCTTGGTCGAATAGTCCATGACTTGTCGTCCTCCTATTCTGGCTTAGCCACCTGAATCAGATCTTTATTTGAGAAGCTTAGTGCGAGCAAACTAAACATCTACCCGTTTAATTATTGCAGCCAGCAATCCAAGTCATGTACATTATTCAACATCAACGATTAGAATGCTTGATGTAGACAACAAAAGACATAACAAGTACCACATGGAGCAATTCTGCAATTCTGCTCCTGTGATGGTTTATTGGTTTCAGTTCCACAATTGTGCTCCTGATGATGCTTTCATCTTATGCAGCTGTGCCTCTCTCATAGTAGAAAATATGAACATGTTTTCCTTGAAACCAGTAATAGATTGCACTGTCGAAACTCTTCACTCTTAATTATGATATGGTCTGCTCATGCCCCAATTCAAATGGTAACAAAAAAAATCGCCACAGCAGGCTGTGGAGAGAGATGTATCCCAGGGTTCTAACATGTGAATCAAGTATGCATTTGTCCAGTGGGGTTCGGTGGGGGGTTGAGATTTCTAATAAATGCGGCCAGGCAGCATTGAAATGATGCATGTGCTCAGTGGGCTCCAACGTTATCAATGCTTTCACATGGCAAACACCAAAAATCAAAATAATATCATAATACACTACCAAATACAATGAAGATCACCAATCTCAAGTTAGCTGTGCGGCTGTGATTTCAAGAGCATATGAGCTCGAGCACCGTTTTGCATTTCCCCATAGTTAGATGAAAATCTCCTCATTAGCCCCCCCAAAACATTCATACTTTGTGTTTCCCCCCTCTGGCATCCTACTGAAGCTCCGCCACTACTGATATCATCTCCAGTCGCCCCCAACAGCCCCCCAGGGTGCCTTTTTTACCGTCGACGGTGAAAAAATGGCCCAGCCGTGCCCCCAGGTTCTCATTTTTTGCCGGTTTGGGCCAAAATTACAACCGACGAACCCAAGCGAAACCCAGCGCGCCAGGGGGCACCTGGAGGTACCGGCTGAAGTGAAAAGGCGCGTGGGCCCGCACTATCGGTGACATCGATCATTTTTCCCCtttccctccattttcccattacCGGCCCACTTCTCCCCCGCCGCTCCCGCCATTATCCCCAGATCCGCCCACCATGCCGCCGAAGAAGTATGCACCCCCTCGCCTAGCCACCGATTCCGTCCAGCCAAAGCAGAGGAAGCCGAGGGCGCCGATGCCAAGGCCCTTGGGCTTGACGAACGCCCAATGGAAGGCCAACGTTTATCGTCGGGCGGCGGTCACCACCTATCGGCGGAACATGCTCAACATGAAGAAGGCCAGAGATGCGgcggcgaagcaggaggaggcATCTCGCGCAGGGATGGCGAACCTTCCGCCTCAACAGGCCGACCAGTGCCCACAAGGTGCGTGGGGGAGCCATCAGAGCATCGCGTCGCCGACCAACTTCTCGCCTCCACTATGGGGGTACGCGGCCTCGCCTGGGTACGTCGATGGCGACGTGCTTTGCGGCTTCAACCCCAAGAGCAACGCCGCCAAGAGGGAGGTGAAATCCGAGGCGAGGTGGTCGGCGTTGATGACGAAGCAGGACGTCAAGCCCGAACTTCTCAGGACCAGCGTCGccgcgaagaagaggaacaccgaCCTGGCGTTCCTGGTGGGAGCAGACATGTCGACGATGGACGAGCAGGTGAAGGCGTGGTACCTGGCGGTGCGCGGCCTCATCTTGAACTAGATGGCAGGACCGGCGGCGCCCATTGCCCCTACGCCCATGCCCATGCCTACGCCTACGCTAACACCGAGCACTGAAGTTGTGCCCACAACGCTGACGCCGACGCCATCCTCTCCCAGCCCCAGGGCGGAGGAGCATGCCATTTGAGTTCCATGTCTATGGTTCCTACCCTTTTGATCGCTGGACTTTGGATATGTTCGATCGCCGACCTGTGGCATGATGATCACCGCCTGTGGCATGATGATCGCCGAACTTGTGTCATTTTTTGGTAGCGGGAAAGAGAACTTTGATTTTTTATGTGTTTGGGGCCGAATCCTGGGGGCGCGGCTGGAAACTTGATTCCCCCCGGGCCAAAAAAACCGCCGGTGCAAACGCCCAAAGCCCATCGTCGGGTGCGCTGGGGGGCCAAACAGTTGGAGATGCTTTGAGATGGCAGGAGGAGTTGCGGTGATACATGCTGCTTGTGAGTTTTGGAGCCCATCTAAAAAACTCTTTTGCTTCACAAcgaaacaaaacaaataaataaaGCAATAGAAAGAATTGTTACCTGAAAAAATCCCGGGCTTCGCGATGTCGCTTCCCACGTTGCAGATGGTAAAAGCAGCCAAAATGGCCACGTTCACAAGCCGTTTACGCCTGTATTTGCGCAGGGCTAAAGACACCAGCCATGGGATAGGAGGAGCGCCATAGTGCATATCCATGTGGCCCAGCAGCGGTGTCCATGAACATGGCGGGGATTCAGGAAGGGCACGGTGAACCTGCTGGCGATCAAGGCGGCCGCGGTGATAAATACAAACTGAATTGAGACGACCACGAGATTTTCGGCACGAATGCCCACTGCACCCACGAGTCCTTCGACACCATCATGTTTTCTGTAGTGGTTATTTCTTGTATTTTTCCTTCTTCCTCTATTTGAACCTCACATGCTTGATCTTGCTCGCGAACAAAGCCTGCCAAGGGAAGCACAACCACGCCTTCATCCACCTCTGGTTCGTCAATTTATACCTCATGGTCTTGATCTTGCTCGCAATAAGAATCACCAATGGGAAGAACCATCACTTCTTGCTCCTCTAGCCCCTCCATTTGAAGCTCGTGTTCTTCATCTTTCTGGCGGATTGAATCTCCGTGGGATGAAGGACACCTTCTTGCTCCACCTCTGGCCCCTCCATTTAAAGCTCGTGCACTTCATCTTTCTGCCGATAGAAGAACCACGACCTCTGGCCATTCGAAGCTCATCACGATCCGACGCCGTGGTTGGAAGAATCACGGGTTCTTCCTCCTGATTTTTGAATCCGTTGAAATCCTCCTTCTTGTCATCCACCACAAAGCGCACAATACAACGGTGGACAAGCAAGAGAATAAGGTGTTGCTAGTTGTCCCAGTCAACCAAGCAACGGCGTAGCTACGTGGTGGGTTggagagccccccccccccccccccccccccccccccccgcgcgcgcctTGGAGAGATCCCTGAAGATTTTTTGTTGAATGGCTTTAATTTGGGAGGAAATAGCGTTTGGCTCCATCTCTTCATCTTTTGTGTTTTGCCGTCCGTGGTTTCTGTCTAGCTCCGCCACTGCAAACAAGTGATCTTTATAGTTAGAATTAAAGTGGACAtatcaaatttgaaatacaaaaTAAACAGGTGGGGTTGTTATTTTTACCTCGCAGGCGATGTAAACTGTCATAACCGTGCAGTTGCAAAAGAGGAAAGATGGCCAGAAGGTGAAAGTATATCGCTTGTTTGCCGTCTAAAATGTGAAAACCAAAAGGCTTGTAATGGCAGTCGCAGTGATAAGAGCAGTTAGATAAATTGCTTCATCCATTAGCAATAACAAATAATAAAATTAATAAAATCCTGACGCCGATGAAGGAGGCGCCCTGGTCGGCGAGGCGGTTCAGCTTGCCGTGCTCCGAGAAGAGCACCTGCATCACGGAGCGCACCGGCAGTCAGTAGTTCTGGACGGCGTGCGCCGCCCCCTCCACCGACAGCTTCCACGCGTCGATCAGCCTCCACAGCGACTTGCTCTCCTCTTTCGCGGCGCCCGGATGCGCCTGCCACAATCCATACAAACCACGAGCTAAGAAACTGAACGTGCGTTCAGTTAAAAAAAAGGAACTAGTTTTGCACGTGCATCCGTCCTCTCTCCATAACGCAGCAGTGCCAACATTTGGGATGGATGATATGATAGGGACAACACTGTAAAACTACAGGGAACAATGGAGCGGCAGATGATATCCACTTTGATTTGTCGGGATCCATTTCGAGGCAAAATGGACACATTTGACCTTGAGAGGAAAGCCTTTCACAAACTGAACTGTTGATGAAAATATTTCACACGGTTGACCCTTTTATGTAGCGCCCGACGGTTAGGCGCAAAGACAGTTCATTTTGTGAATTTTTTTCTTTATCGTTTCTGCCGTACTTCGATCCGAAAAACTTGTGATACGCATGCGGCAATGCCCATGTAACTAAAAGATGAATCATGTTTGTTATGGCAGCGAATCAGCCGTAAATATCTACAGAACATGCTCTGGCCGTGTCTGCAAGATCCCCAGCCTGGCAACTTCGTCCAGGTATTATGAGATGAATCCGAAGGGGGTGTTATTAGTTCTACTCTGAGCGAATGTGAGCACTTAAGTTGCTAGTACCATGGATGAGAACGTTTGGTTCTTGGGTGTATATACACCCTATACGAAAAAATAAATTAGCAATTcaataaaaaatcaaaaaaatctgaaaatatttttgaaataaacttGACCTTTTATTGTACTTGTGAGAAAATTTTCGCGAAAATAAAATCACCCTTTGACTTCTTTTCAAAAAAGATAAATTTTCAATCCAAATAGTGTGAATAGTGACCTATAATAGCAAAtattttttgtcttttttgccctGAAGTCAATGTTGGTTTTTTTCCGTGAAAATTTATATACTGGTGCAAAACAAAGTCAAGTTTAATCTAAAAATACTTTTGACTATTTTGACTTTTTATTTAATTATAAAAAAAATCACCATATAAAATGCATATACAACCAGAAACCAAAGGGTATTTCTTCTAGTACCACCCAGAaaaaacaaacaagcaaacagtGGCGTGGATGAGAATAAAAGGCACCGGACTATATAGACAAGAGGGATTAATCtctacctaataataaagcacgtaGAGTTTCTACCCGTCCGTCGCGCTAATTTGCAAAAACGCCCCTGCGTTTTCATGAAATCAACCCGCAGTCCAGATTTAAGTCACACCGAACTGTTATTTTACAGTTTTTTGAAAACCCCCTAACGTTTTAGGTATTACATCCGCGGAtcatatttaagtcaaacaaatgCTTTTCTAAACCATCCATaccttttaaaccgtaactccgatttaaacatgttatatatgaaatttgattagaaaaatatgtagaatatgaATATAAGATTATTTTAACCTATTAAGTATTTATAAATATTATTTTGGAAGATATTTAATTCAAACCAAATGGTTTTCTAAATTATacgtatcttttaaaccgtaactctgATTTTAATATGTTATAcatgaaatttgattagaaaaagtGTGAAATCTGTATATGATGTTAATTTTACCTgttaaatattttttaaatatttttttgGAAGCAAACGTATAACTATAGCGCACgatacatttttctttcatacAGGCGGCGATCCGGATTGCAaataaacacccactataatcaTATAAGGAAAAGAAAACATTGAGAACTACACATGCATACCTCTGAATACGTCGCAGGGAAAACAACAGATTTCTCATCGCGGGTGTGAGAGAAagcgagagagagggagagggaggagagagggagagagagagagacgtcTTAGGATTAACCACATTCTAACACGTTTTGGTTTGTGTGAACACTAAGACCACCACCGGCGAGGATGAGAAGAAGGATAAGCGGCAACACAAATATAATGCGTCGCTAAAATAAAGAAGAAGGACCTATTATGGTCTTGAGTGATGGTTGTTTGGTTAAGAGCGTGTGTTGTGtgttttctcccgttgcaacgcacgggctttTTTGCTAGTTAGATATATGCGGCTTTTGCCGTGCGTGAATACAGATAACATTTTGTTGTCTAGCAGTCGGAGCTCCCGTGACCAAACACAATAGTAACCACGGCTGATGATAAGGCAGTTTTCCGTTTGTGTGCGACAGATGAATGCGGACGAGAATGTAAAACAGTGCTTTCAATTGTGCGTACTTGCATGCGTATGAATGATCTTTGGTTATAGCTTCTCACAGTTTGACATCGTAAAGTTTGGTTACTGCCCTTGCCGCCCTCCTTGAGGAACTCGCGCACCAGCCGCACGTCCAGCAGCGTCGACCCGCCCGGCGCGTGCCCGAACGCCGGTATCATCACGGCTGCCAGCGTCGCCTGGTCAAGCCGCCGCGCCGCGCGGGACTCGAGCTCCCGCAGCAGTGCCGCGTCCGCGCCCACCATGCTCCCCGCCCGGACCAGCTTGAGCAGGAAGTCGCACGTGATGCCGTCGTCGGCGGCCGCGCCGCTGGGCGGGTCCGGCGGGAGCGCGGCGACGAGGGTCTCCAGGAGTAGACGCTTCTTGAGCCACGTGGCGGTGGGGCTCTCCGGGGGCAGGAAGCGGCCCGAGGCGGACGTGGCCACGTCCGGGAGCCACTTGGCGGCGTAGTGGGACAGCACGCTCGGGAGCAGGTCGGGGCGGGGCTTGGACTTCACGGCGGCGACGGTGCGCGCGAAGCTCTCCACGTCGTTGACGCACGTGTCGTCCACGCATGCGAGAACCCATGGCTccgaggaggagcgcgcgtggtcGGCGCCGGGGGCCGCCGCCGTGCCGCGAGCGCGCGGCGACGGGGTCCTGGGGCTGTGGCTCTGAGACGACGACTTCatggcggggcggggcggcgcgcgAGCTCGGAGCTGAGCTACTTCAGGTTCACGCTTCACGGTGCGTGCATCGGAGATCGGAGTATGGACCAAAGAGCAGGCGAGGCTGTGGGCGAGAGATGGCGACACCCACCTTTGGAGCTGCGTGTCGTACTATGTCATATGTGGCTGCCCATGATAAACGGGGGCTGTGTTTTCCGAGTAAAATTCATGGTGGTTGTACGTAGCACTATGTGCAAGCTACTACTGTCCATCAATCTCTGGTCCAGCTCCAACAGCGGCATGTGCGTCATCTGTCCTTGTTGGACGTGATGTGCTCCTGGGTATATGCATATGTTCATCGCCGTTTGTACAGTATTACACATGCCTAATTAGGTTGCACGTTGCCTAACTCTCATACAAAATGTCAGTTGTATTTTTTTCAGAAACACCGACACTGATGCACGTACACGCACGCAGTCATGCCCATGCAATCACAAGTTGTCTATACTAAAGCCGGAGTCGTGGAgcttcaaatttgatgaaatcaCCATGGAACAACAGTGACTTCAATGTGATCCCAGGAGGGCTAGGGAGCAACACACACAATAAGCAATAATCTACTCCCCccttccaaaatagatgacccaactttatactaaagttagtacacaattaatacaaagttgggtcatctattttgaaacggagggagtacttatttGATATTTAAAATGCTGCATTGGCACTATTTCCGCTTGAGGTATGCCTAGGTCTAACTTCTACGGCTTGATTTCATCAAAATAAGTAGTGGGGAGGACATTTTGGATCTGAGGCTCATATGCACCCAAAATAACAAAATAATAGAAAggaaaacataaaataaattaaaaaaatctgGTTTTTTTACCAACAAACATGTTCACGTGTTTGAACTCTGTGCAAATTTTCGTAAATAAATGAAAATTTTGGTGCTCTAAAAAAATTGTTGCTATGAAAACTATTTTTGAATCTTTTTAGACGCTGATTTTGTTTTTCTGGGCACGAGGAATGTAAAGATTTATAAACACCGatgtttttcttttattttgtgtAGAGCACCACAAATGTTATTTCTTTAAAAAAGCATGAATTGAGACCACATGAACTTATTTGTTGCAAAAAAAATCAATTCTTTATATTGCTTTTTACTATTTCTCGACTTCACCGTTCATCCGGGTGCACACGAGTTTTCACTCTAGTTTGAATATCTTGCATTGTAGATTTTTTTTTGTCGCTAAAGCTAGTATGCATTAGAGTTTTTAAAACGATCTTGCTTATTTTGGCCCCACAAAAACATCATAGTTGTGCAAACACAAAATAAGGTTGTGTTATTATCATTAACATTGATTCAATATATTGCGCTCACTTCGAGTGATATAATTTCCAAATTAAATAATAACCTATATTCCCCCATTATTGTAGAGATAAGGAAATGTTTTTACCTAGAAAACTGGGTACATAAAAAATAATGATGTTTCAAATAACTGGAATATCAAACAACAAAGCAAGCATGTTTAGAGGAAGAACAAAAAATGTTGTACTTACATCTGGTGCTCCAACTAAATATGTTGAGGTTCACTGCTATAGTTGTGGGGGGCTTGGTCATCACAAGGAAGGTTGACCTAGAGGGCAAGTGTGTTTTATTTGCCAAATCTCTGCTCATTTGGTTGAGGTCTTCCTCTTAGGAAGAAGCCTCGCCATATGGCAAGTATATTGGAAGCGCTACAACAGGGTTGGGCTTTTACCATGTAGAGATTAGTGAACCtgatgtgatgcatgtgttgttcaCCAAGAATTGGGGAGTAGTTTATGTAGAGTATGGTGAGGCTACTAATTAGGAGAAGCTAGCTAAGGAGATTTTCATAAGATATATATAGGACAAACTGGCCATGGAAATAAGGAAGCTTAATGATTTATCATATTTGGTTAAGTTCCCTCCACACATTAATGTTGTGCAAGTGGGAGGATATCCTTGTTTTGGCCTGAAGAGAAAAGTGGTTGTGGTGAATGTGGAGATCTGGAAAGATGATCCAGAGCCTTTTGATAACTTGAAAGATATTTGGAGCCAGATAAAAGGATACTTCTTCACCATCTTCTTCGTGTCATCCACCACCAAGGCGCACAATACAACGATGGATATGCAAGAGAATAAGGTGTTGTCAATTGTCCCAATCTACCAAGTGATCTTCACAATTCACTGGtatgcgtcggtgctatacaaacggtttttaacccctttccgcgacggtatttggaaccgtcgccaagtgagtgtgggcgatagggggtccttcccacacgacccagaaatcgtcggggataggccctcctgggacacaggctggggccatgtgcgatcgggcgaggcatcgaaacccaatcatttctcttcgtatgtacatcccacacggtgaatcctaaagaaacattttcgttcgtatgtttatcacacacagtcaatccaaggaatacgtttccgttcttatgtacatcccacacagtcaatccagggaaaacgtttccgttcgtatgtacgtcccacacagttttatgtatacgctcgtgtgtaaaaggtgtaactatcacacacgctctgccttggttaactgtttccTTTTATGAActacatcacacatgatttgatgtagaaaactgtatggcattgggctatccatcacaatcGCTTTTACTGTCAGAACCGTTTGCAAGGTTGTTTTCTTTCGCACACGATGTTTTCTTTCTAACCGTGTGCACATTATTTTATTAGCTcatgtatatttttatttttgtcTGTAATTTATAttcgaattggaaattttgaaatatgaaacgtgcaattcaaattctcagcacaatggttcaacaacgaatccataaataaaattgtcagtacaatatgttcagtaattacaggattaggcagcaattaactatgatgaaccacaaactgcatgccataggcacgaaccacttttgtccaaccccttgtgacgatcccccgcatccttcaccgcctttaggaagacttctagagcattatcatggtagcatgaattatatactttaaccttactTTGCTCCTCttcggtcatgtagtttgcaaggtaatcatcagtaaatagcttcgcaAACCagtgaaaagagaaaaatatcagatactgaggtctaatagagtaacttgttgtgcgcagggggaaaaggcaacacatgacttaccatcctaaagttcactgctgtcttggacaaagtgtaataaagagcttaattccaatcacctgtttctttcgcctaacaatctttcttagtttcctcacttgacgcttgttcatgaatatctcattgccccatacgcaaaagggatcaaAGCATGGAacagtaccgctcatatatgtacctacaagcaaccagtaaatgttagaagctaaactgagattgcacaaatgatgtaaaatg
The Aegilops tauschii subsp. strangulata cultivar AL8/78 chromosome 3, Aet v6.0, whole genome shotgun sequence genome window above contains:
- the LOC109738875 gene encoding BTB/POZ domain-containing protein At1g67900-like, with amino-acid sequence MKSSSQSHSPRTPSPRARGTAAAPGADHARSSSEPWVLACVDDTCVNDVESFARTVAAVKSKPRPDLLPSVLSHYAAKWLPDVATSASGRFLPPESPTATWLKKRLLLETLVAALPPDPPSGAAADDGITCDFLLKLVRAGSMVGADAALLRELESRAARRLDQATLAAVMIPAFGHAPGGSTLLDVRLVREFLKEGGKGSNQTLRCQTVRSYNQRSFIRMQVRTIESTVLHSRPHSSVAHKRKTALSSAVAHPGAAKEESKSLWRLIDAWKLSVEGAAHAVQNY